In a single window of the Acidobacteriota bacterium genome:
- the guaB gene encoding IMP dehydrogenase encodes MLTREVPEGLTFDDVLLVPRKSDIAPAEVSTRTRLTQRIQLNVPVISAAMDTVTEARLAIAMAQQGGIGIIHRNMSVERQASEVDKVKRSESGMIVDPITMSPQNRIYEALEMMRHYKISGVPITEDGKLVGILTNRDLRFEDRLNLPISEVMTKENLITVPVGTTLAEAEEMLHRHRVEKLLVVDSKYMLKGLITVKDIQKKLQYPFSAKDGQGRLLAGAALGVTGDYLERAEALVSANVDVLAVDTAHSHSQRVMDVLKEIKRKFPETDTIAGNIATAAAAADMIRCGADGIKVGIGPGSICTTRVVSAAGVPQITAVAECAQVAKDAGIPVIADGGIKFSGDITKAIAAGADSVMIGSLFAGTDESPGETVLYQGRSFKAYRGMGSFGAMQVGSRDRYRLGQDTSAQKLVPEGIEGRVPYKGPLAGVVAQLVGGLKAGMGYVGCSGIEELQEKARFIRITSAGLKESHVHDVIITREAPNYRLD; translated from the coding sequence ACCTTTGACGATGTCCTGCTGGTCCCCCGGAAGTCGGACATCGCGCCCGCCGAGGTGTCTACCCGAACCCGGCTGACCCAGCGCATCCAGCTCAACGTGCCCGTCATCAGCGCGGCCATGGATACCGTCACCGAAGCCCGCCTGGCGATTGCCATGGCCCAGCAGGGCGGCATCGGCATCATTCACCGCAATATGTCGGTTGAGCGCCAGGCCTCGGAAGTGGACAAGGTCAAGCGTTCCGAGAGCGGAATGATCGTGGATCCCATCACCATGTCCCCGCAGAATCGGATCTACGAGGCCCTGGAAATGATGAGGCATTACAAGATCTCTGGTGTGCCCATCACCGAGGACGGCAAGCTGGTGGGGATCCTGACCAACCGCGACCTGCGCTTTGAAGACCGCTTGAACCTGCCGATCTCGGAGGTGATGACCAAGGAAAACCTGATCACCGTTCCCGTCGGGACCACGCTGGCCGAAGCCGAGGAAATGCTGCACCGGCACAGGGTGGAGAAGCTGCTGGTGGTCGACAGCAAGTACATGTTGAAGGGCTTGATCACGGTCAAGGATATCCAGAAGAAGCTCCAGTACCCCTTTTCGGCCAAGGATGGCCAGGGGCGTTTGCTGGCGGGAGCGGCCCTGGGCGTCACGGGCGACTACCTGGAGCGGGCCGAGGCCCTGGTGAGCGCCAACGTGGACGTTCTGGCCGTGGATACGGCCCACAGCCACTCCCAGCGGGTGATGGATGTGCTCAAGGAGATCAAGCGGAAGTTCCCGGAGACGGATACCATCGCCGGCAACATCGCCACCGCCGCGGCCGCGGCTGACATGATCCGCTGCGGCGCCGACGGCATCAAGGTGGGTATCGGTCCCGGTTCCATCTGCACCACCCGGGTGGTCTCAGCCGCCGGGGTCCCGCAAATCACCGCGGTGGCGGAATGCGCGCAGGTTGCCAAGGATGCGGGAATCCCGGTGATCGCCGACGGGGGAATCAAGTTCTCCGGGGACATCACCAAGGCCATCGCCGCAGGTGCCGACAGCGTCATGATCGGAAGCCTCTTCGCCGGAACCGACGAAAGCCCGGGGGAAACCGTGCTCTATCAGGGTCGAAGCTTCAAGGCCTATCGGGGCATGGGATCTTTCGGAGCGATGCAGGTGGGGAGTAGGGACCGTTATAGATTAGGCCAGGATACCAGCGCACAGAAGCTGGTCCCGGAAGGCATCGAGGGCCGTGTGCCCTACAAGGGGCCCTTGGCGGGAGTGGTGGCTCAACTGGTAGGTGGCCTGAAAGCCGGAATGGGCTATGTAGGGTGCTCAGGAATCGAGGAACTCCAGGAAAAGGCCCGTTTCATCAGGATCACCTCCGCAGGCCTCAAGGAAAGCCACGTCCACGATGTCATCATCACCCGGGAGGCTCCCAACTACCGCCTCGACTGA